A single region of the Podospora pseudopauciseta strain CBS 411.78 chromosome 1, whole genome shotgun sequence genome encodes:
- a CDS encoding hypothetical protein (COG:S; EggNog:ENOG503NZNW), which produces MAARPGEELVATLFGDVHYFYGPPTNNPPHHRFDKGSYVYLFEDPNQGRARLEIANQPGTEDQDAFDGYLDNVHLQYTYKHTCLVTLTVGQVNNQEEWHLPTYDPHNQAKYHYKLHSLDLYFWTHQDALEFVNGIRRVLPHTQCEVLDEPGPPPRQPTEASSLVQKLEKVAISDSSPAQQANPGVPSFPGPPVSAIDGDLPPPPPPPAAFSPIPYNPAAPAAPEQLRHREKTPPPEDGVANPLHQTLAYDAATPFSPGLPPGPSHLSPLSPGIPPPNLQHPPGAPTFPGPPVASPGFAPQGFGSLGGVGAPPHPGITRSVTMPAVGTPLSSPGLVSPYGGVGTFPGQPQVYNPAAVAAVSQTPTPPAVGGIGASPGVGVQGPQTAQAGLPQQNEYAVHQQFYVPEEEYRPKKEVRGKLEENAGRLERGVSGMLKKFEKKFG; this is translated from the exons ATGGCCGCCCGGCCGGGAGAAGAACTTGTAGCCACGCT CTTTGGCGACGTTCATTACTTTTACGGGCCACCAACAAATAACCCGCCTCATCATCGATTCGATAAGGGGTCCTATGTCTACCTCTTCGAGGACCCCAATCAAGGACGCGCCCGTTTAGAGATTGCGAACCAGCCAGGCACAGAGGATCAAGACGCATTTGATGGCT ACCTCGACAATGTCCACCTCCAATACACATACAAGCACACTTGCCTCGTAACCCTCACCGTCGGCCAAGTCAATAACCAAGAAGAATGGCACCTTCCAACCTATGACCCTCACAACCAAGCCAAATATCACTACAAACTTCACTCCCTTGACCTGTACTTCTGGACTCACCAAGACGCCCTCGAGTTCGTCAACGGCATCCGCCGCGTCCTTCCCCATACCCAATGCGAAGTCCTCGATGAACCCGGGCCTCCACCCCGTCAACCCACCGAAGCTAGCTCCCTTGTTCAAAAGCTCGAGAAAGTTGCCATCTCCgactcctccccagcccagcaAGCCAACCCCGGCGTCCCGTCTTTCCCCGGCCCTCCGGTATCCGCAATAGATGGcgacctccctcctccccctcctcccccagcagccTTCTCACCTATCCCTTACAACCCCGCCGCGCCCGCCGCTCCAGAGCAGCTCCGCCACAGGGAAAAGACTCCCCCTCCTGAAGACGGCGTCGCCAACCCACTCCATCAAACACTCGCCTATGACGCCGCCACTCCTTTCTCCCCTGGCCTTCCACCCGGACCAAGCCATCTCAGCCCGCTGAGCCCAGGCATCCCAcctcccaacctccaacacccccccgGAGCGCCAACATTCCCCGGTCCCCCCGTGGCATCACCCGGCTTCGCCCCCCAAGGCTTCGGCTCCCTCGGTGGTGTAGGTgcgcctcctcatccaggCATCACCCGCTCAGTAACCATGCCGGCAGTTGGTACTCCCCTCTCCAGTCCAGGGCTGGTGAGTCCTTACGGAGGCGTTGGGACATTCCCGGGTCAGCCGCAGGTGTATAACCCCGCTGCTGTGGCGGCCGTGTCTCAAACACCTACACCACCTGCCGTGGGTGGGATCGGGGCTTCACCCGGCGTTGGGGTCCAAGGGCCGCAGACGGCGCAGGCGGGGCTGCCGCAGCAGAATGAGTATGCTGTGCATCAGCAGTTTTAtgtgccggaggaggagtatagaccgaagaaggaggtgagggggaagctggaggagaacgcggggaggttggagaggggggtgtcGGGGATGTTGAAGAAGTTTGAGAAGAAGTTTGGTTGA
- a CDS encoding hypothetical protein (COG:J; EggNog:ENOG503NXMQ) codes for MNNTEIQSNADMDGQSEAVEPLLGTPGGKQRQQQEKIHQASTLLPFKARLFLLLVSLVCIFTLQNAIHDLEALGKISNMLASVDELLALVLTLLWVQQSCATPSCSNGGGKKFPSLLNAEIPDLIKGLDSGLFTTVDLVNAYIARINEVNSTLKAVTQINPDALSIAADLDAARAAGDKKGPLHGIPILLKDSIGTFDKMENTAGSYALVGAKVPEDSTVVAKLRKAGAVILGKANMSQWANFRSFNSSNGWSSTGGQTEGAYFPKQDPVGSSSGSGVAISIGLAAASLGTETHGSIIAPAQMNNLVGIKPTVGLTSRHLVVPISERQDTIGPMARTVKDAAYLLAAIAGKDSKDNYTSSIPFETLPDYVSACQLGSLSGKRIGIPRNLIPSPLPQSFQYIVSSFNTALGVLREANATIIDDLYLPGQVLMNLGPYQMHVVNAEFISALPRYFASLTSNPANLTDLQSLIDWTKAHGHLEHYPDRDVARWEGVLTNTGHGNDSPYFWGNYSAQIYAAGPQGILGALKNHSLDALVIPTWWSATMPAMLGTPVVTVPMGKLPNDGSVVEEKDQRGDLVRWAGNLPFGISFVGEGFSEEKLIGLAYDFEQKTKVRETVKPYVKPKTELRDVVAKRVQKQIAKIAGKWSKDAADGVF; via the coding sequence ATGAATAACACCGAGATCCAATCCAACGCCGACATGGATGGTCAATCCGAGGCGGTCGAACCGCTCCTGGGTACCCCGGGGGGTAAACAacgacagcagcaagaaaaGATACATCAGGCCTCCACGCTCCTCCCTTTCAAGGCccgtctcttcctccttctcgttTCTCTCGTTTGTATTTTCACCTTGCAAAACGCAATACACGACCTCGAAGCTCTCGGGAAGATCAGCAACATGCTTGCGTCCGTTGACGAGCTGCTCGCTCTTGTTTTGACACTTCTCTGGGTTCAGCAGAGTTGTGCTACGCCTTCTTGTTCAAACGGAGGAGGCAAAAAATTCCCTTCACTTCTCAACGCGGAGATTCCGGATTTGATCAAGGGGTTGGATTCGGGTCTATTTACTACGGTTGACTTGGTGAACGCCTACATCGCACGGATCAACGAGGTTAATTCGACACTCAAGGCGGTCACACAGATTAATCCCGATGCCTTGTCCATTGCGGCAGACCTGGACGCTGCTCGGGCGGCGGGCGACAAAAAGGGACCTCTTCACGGTATCCCGATTCTATTGAAGGATAGTATTGGGACTTTTGACAAGATGGAAAATACCGCCGGGTCATACGCCCTTGTTGGAGCAAAAGTGCCAGAGGACAGCACCGTGGTGGCCAAACTCCGGAAAGCAGGTGCGGTGATACTGGGGAAAGCCAACATGTCCCAATGGGCCAACTTTAGAAGTTTCAACTCGAGCAATGGGTGGTCTTCGACCGGTGGGCAAACAGAAGGGGCTTATTTCCCAAAACAAGATCCCGTCggttcctcctccggcagcGGTGTGGCCATTTCCATTGGTTTGGCAGCTGCCTCCCTGGGGACTGAAACCCATGGTTCAATCATCGCCCCGGCTCAGATGAACAACCTTGTTGGCATCAAGCCGACTGTAGGCCTGACCTCCCGCCACCTTGTCGTGCCTATCAGTGAACGCCAGGACACCATAGGGCCCATGGCCAGGACGGTCAAGGACGCCGCATACCTCCTCGCTGCCATAGCCGGAAAAGACTCAAAAGACAATTACACGAGTTCTATTCCCTTCGAAACCCTCCCTGATTACGTCTCCGCCTGCCAACTCGGCTCCTTGTCAGGTAAACGAATCGGCATCCCAAGAAATCTGATCCCAAGCCCTCTGCCGCAATCATTCCAATACATTGTCTCGAGTTTCAACACCGCCCTTGGCGTCCTGCGAGAAGCCAACGCAACGATAATCGACGACCTGTACTTGCCCGGTCAGGTCCTGATGAACCTTGGCCCATATCAAATGCACGTTGTAAACGCCGAATTCATCTCCGCACTCCCAAGATACTTTGCCTCGTTGACCAGCAATCCAGCCAATCTCACCGACCTTCAATCTCTGATAGACTGGACAAAAGCTCACGGACACCTGGAGCACTATCCCGACCGAGATGTCGCTCGCTGGGAGGGTGTTTTGACCAATACCGGCCACGGAAACGACTCGCCTTACTTCTGGGGTAATTACTCTGCCCAGATCTATGCCGCTGGCCCGCAGGGAATTTTGGGAGCGCTCAAAAACCATTCGCTGGACGCCTTGGTTATCCCGACCTGGTGGTCCGCTACCATGCCGGCGATGCTGGGAACGCCAGTTGTGACGGTGCCGATGGGGAAACTGCCGAATGATGGAAGTGTGGTTGAGGAAAAGGACCAACGTGGAGATTTGGTGCGTTGGGCAGGGAATTTGCCCTTTGGTATCAgttttgttggtgagggtttcAGCGAGGAGAAACTGATTGGGCTGGCGTATGATTTTGAGCAAAAGACgaaggtgagggagacggtGAAGCCGTATGTCAAGCCCAAGACGGAGTTGAGAGATGTGGTTGCGAAAAGGGTGCAAAAACAAATTGCCAAAATCGCTGGGAAGTGGAGTAAAGATGCTGCCGATGGGGTGTTTTGA
- a CDS encoding hypothetical protein (BUSCO:EOG092650I8; EggNog:ENOG503P1ZM; COG:J), giving the protein MGIHSICNALSHLQNASRAKLGLTSIPNTKYNLRFALALHRAGFISSVTRAGLTPPPPEALLTFETEPVTSANVSTRRLWLGLKYFNNKPVMSNLQAVSKPKRPVTADYKELSKIARGFQAGHIKGLNLGETLFLCTDKGVLELREALEKRVGGLVLARVS; this is encoded by the coding sequence aTGGGCATCCACTCCATCTGCAacgccctctcccacctccaaaacGCATCCCGCGCCAAGCTAGGCCTCACCTCGATCCCCAACACAAAGTACAACCTCCGcttcgccctcgccctccaccgCGCGggcttcatctcctccgtcacCCGCGCCGgcctcaccccccctccccccgaaGCCCTTCTGACCTTCGAAACCGAACCCGTCACCTCGGCCAACGTCTCCACCCGTCGTCTGTGGCTGGGGCTCAAGtacttcaacaacaagcccGTCATGTCCAACCTCCAGGCCGTGTCCAAGCCAAAGAGGCCGGTGACTGCGGATTACAAGGAGCTGTCCAAGATTGCGAGGGGGTTCCAGGCGGGGCATATCAAGGGGCTCAACCTGGGGGAGACGTTGTTTTTGTGCACGGAtaagggggtgttggagttgagggaggcgttggagaagagggtggggggtCTGGTTCTGGCGAGGGTTTCGTag
- the PST2 gene encoding flavodoxin-like fold protein (COG:S; CAZy:AA6; EggNog:ENOG503NU10), whose product MAPKIAIVYYSMYGHIKQLAEAEKAGIEKAGGTADLYQVPETLSDEVLAKMYAPPKATDVPVLEDPSVLEQYDAFLIGIPTRYGNFPAQWKAFWDKTGKQWSSGGFWGKYAGVFISTASQGGGQESTALAAMSTFAHHGIIYVPLGYAKAFGILTNLDAVRGGSAWGAGTFAGGDGSRQPSDVEKELATIQGEEFYKTVAKAFSA is encoded by the exons ATGGCTCCCAAGATCGCAATTGTTTACTACTCGATGTACGGCCACATCAAGCAGTTGgctgaggctgagaaggccgGTATCGAGAAGGCTGGCGGCACTGCCGATCTCTACCA GGTCCCCGAGACTCTTTCTGACGAGGTCCTCGCCAAGATGTACGCTCCTCCCAAGGCCACAGATGTCCCCGTCCTCGAAGACCCAAGCGTGCTCGAGCAATATGACGCCTTCCTCATCGGCATCCCAACAAGATACGGCAACTTCCCCGCTCAATGGAAGGCTTTCTGGGACAAGACCGGCAAGCAATGGAGCTCCGGTGGTTTCTGGGGCAAGTACGCCGGTGTCTTCATCTCCACTGCCTCTCAGGGAGGTGGCCAGGAGTCCACTGCTCTCGCCGCCATGAGCACCTTCGCCCACCACGGCATCATCTACGTGCCCCTCGGATACGCCAAGGCCTTCGGCATCTTGACCAACCTGGATGCGGTCCGCGGTGGTAGTGCCTGGGGAGCGGGTACTTTCGCTGGTGGTGACGGCTCTCGCCAGCCTAGTGATGTGGAGAAAGAGCTGGCCACCATCCAGGGCGAGGAGTTTTATAAGACGGTCGCCAAGGCTTTCAGTGCGTGA
- the LYS12 gene encoding homoisocitrate dehydrogenase (EggNog:ENOG503NWJP; COG:E) has translation MAARRALTIGLIPGDGIGKEVIPAGRRVLEALPASLGLKFDFVDLNAGWETFEKTGVALPEETVQTLQSCNGGLFGAVSSPTTAVKGYSSPIVALRKRLALYANVRPVKTVATAKKPIDMVIVRENTEDLYVKEEKTYETPEGKVAEAIKRISEKASTNIAAMAGEIALRRQKIRASGAPSIHKGPLVTVTHKSNVLSQTDGLFRTASKAALADPKFSSVKVEEQIVDSMVYKLFRQPEAYDVIVAPNLYGDILSDGAAALVGSLGLVPSANVGKTFALGEPCHGSAPDIQGQGISNPIATIRSAALMLEFLDEEEAAAKIYAAVDANLEEGKYVSPDLGGTAKTEEVLQDILRRL, from the exons ATGGCTGCCAGAAGAGCTTTGACTATCG GCCTCATCCCCGGTGATGGCATCGGCAAGGAGGTCATCCCCGCTGGTCGCCGTGTCCTCGAGGCCCTTCCTGCCTCTCTGGGCCTGAAGTTCGACTTTGTCGACCTCAACGCCGGCTGGGAGACCTTTGAGAAGACCGGCGTTGCTCTGCCCGAAGAGACCGTCCAGACTCTCCAGAGCTGCAATGGCGGTCTTTTCGGTGCTGTTagctcccccaccaccgccgtcaaGGGGTACTCCTCCCCCATTGTCGCCCTCCGCAAAAGACTGGCCCTCTACGCCAACGTCCGCCCCGTCAAGACGGTCGCTACCGCCAAGAAGCCCATCGACATGGTCATCGTCCGTGAGAACACCGAGGACCTCTAcgtcaaggaggagaagaccTACGAGACCCCCGAGGGCAAGGTCGCCGAGGCGATCAAGCGCATCTCCGAGAAGGCCAGCACCAAcatcgccgccatggccggTGAGATTGCCCTGCGCCGGCAAAAGATCCGGGCGAGCGGAGCCCCCAGCATCCACAAGGGCCCTCTCGTGACGGTGACTCACAAGTCCAACGTCCTGTCACAGACCGACGGCCTCTTCCGCACCGCCTCCAAGGCTGCCCTTGCCGACCCCAAGTTCAGCTCtgtcaaggttgaggagcagATTGTTGACTCGATGGTCTACAAGCTCTTCCGCCAGCCTGAGGCGTATGATGTCATTGTTGCTCCTAACCTCTACGGCGACATCTTGTCTGATGGTGCCGCTGCTCTTGTTGGCTCGCTTGGTCTCGTTCCCAGCGCCAACGTTGGCAAGACTTTTGCTCTTGGTGAGCCCTGCCACGGCAGCGCGCCTGATATCCAGGGCCAGGGGATCTCCAACCCTATTGCTACTATCCGTAGCGCTGCGCTCATGCTGGAGTtccttgatgaggaggaggctgctgccaagaTCTACGCTGCTGTGGATGCTAActtggaggagggcaagtACGTCAGCCCCGACTTGGGCGGCACTGCCAAGACTGAGGAGGTCTTGCAGGATATCCTTAGACGTCTTTaa
- the YAE1 gene encoding Essential protein Yae1, N terminal (COG:S; EggNog:ENOG503P6BT): MLLRHPSLHPDETRASTANNQDIFPSMSSHPTPSPHQDQDDTEPENGQFDDVWGDDEDNDFIPSSTTTVSSSSERERDINRLKTLHSKTGYIDGITHAKSTSVQAGFDEGFTLGANIGSRAGILLGIIEGFVAAFGLQSISTSPPQPWETAEWGRLEVLLNEARRELDVRSVFAKDWFCEDGTWNYPVGDEESGGEVLFPDVAASHPLIKKWDAIVRREGERFGLDWNVLRDEEGVERGHEYDQEEENSRQGNQPAVAKTGNQALAW, encoded by the coding sequence AtgctcctccgccatccctccctccaccccgacGAAACAAGAGCATCAACCGCCAACAACCAAGACATCTTCCCCAGCATGTCCTctcacccaacccccagcccacaccaagaccaagacgaCACCGAGCCCGAAAACGGCCAGTTCGACGACGTCTGGGGCGACGATGAAGACAATGACTTCatcccctcttccaccaccaccgtctcatcctcatcagaaAGAGAACGTGATATCAACCGCCTCAAAACCCTCCACTCCAAAACCGGCTACATCGACGGCATCACCCACGCCAAATCCACCTCCGTCCAAGCCGGCTTCGACGAGGGTTTCACCCTCGGAGCCAACATCGGCTCTCGGGCCGGGATCCTCCTAGGCATCATCGAAGGCTTCGTGGCTGCTTTTGGGCTGCAGTCTATTTCCACTTCTCCACCTCAGCCATGGGAAACCGCAGAGTGGGGGCGGTTAGAGGTCCTTCTCAACGAAGCCAGGCGAGAGCTTGACGTGAGAAGTGTTTTTGCCAAGGACTGGTTTTGTGAGGACGGGACGTGGAACTACCCCGTTGGTGACGAGGAAAGCGGCGGGGAGGTGCTCTTCCCGGATGTGGCGGCTTCTCACCCTCTGATCAAAAAGTGGGATGCGATTGTCAggcgggaaggggagagATTTGGACTTGATTGGAATGTTTTgagagatgaggagggtgttgagagGGGACATGAGTACgatcaggaagaggagaacaGCAGACAAGGGAACCAGCCTGCTGTAGCAAAGACTGGAAATCAGGCTCTTGCCTGGTAA
- a CDS encoding hypothetical protein (EggNog:ENOG503NWXD; COG:G) produces MKEKDSTSASDSDRTDGEISIPNDQNIAGFKSSHNTETDPASNVDPPPDVVPDGGLTAWLQVLGSTAILVNTWGLINTFGVFQAYYETTLLSSHPPSSISWIGSTQAALLFLVGVFAGPLYDAGYFRHLLITGMFLIVFGQFMTSLCTEYWQVLLAQGFCMGSGMGMTFLPSAAILSQYFARHRALALGIASAGSPVAGTVFPIIFSKLEKSLGFGWATRVIAFILLGMSAIPVAFMKTRVPPHKGKKSLVDKSLFKDGPYLSFTAGGFFAFLTLYVPFFYITLYGTSQASVTESFAPYLVTLLNAGSIFGRIIPNALADRFGCLNLMLVCISGSAILVFGWLGVKNLAGSVVFVLLYGAFSGGVVSLTPSVVVELSPDLSRVGTRMGFGFIVSGTAVLIGTPIAGAVLGGESANARWVPTVLYAACGLLIATFLYSTARFLQYRKKGGW; encoded by the exons ATGAAGGAGAAAGATTCCACATCCGCCTCCGACTCGGACAGAACAGACGGCGAAATCTCAATCCCAAACGACCAGAACATCGCCGGCTTCAAGTCCAGCCACAATACAGAAACAGATCCTGCCTCGAATGTTGACCCACCACCAGATGTGGTCCCAGATGGAGGTCTCACAGCTTGGCTCCAAGTCCTAGGCTCGACCGCTATCCTCGTCAACACCTGGGGTCTTATCAACACCTTCGGGGTCTTCC AGGCCTACTACGAAACAACCCTCCTAtcctcccatccaccctcctcaatctcatGGATCGGCTCTACCCAagccgccctcctcttcttggtcGGCGTGTTCGCCGGTCCTCTCTATGACGCCGGCTActtccgccacctcctcatcaccggcatgttcctcatcgtcttcggCCAGTTCATGACCTCGTTATGTACCGAGTACTGGCAAGTCCTTCTCGCGCAAGGGTTTTGCATGGGGAGCGGCATGGGAATGACTTTCCTACCTTCAGCTGCGATCCTCAGCCAGTACTTTGCCCGCCATCGGGCGTTAGCCTTGGGCATCGCCTCGGCAGGGTCGCCAGTTGCCGGGACGGTTTTTCCGATCATCTTTTCaaagttggagaagagcCTGGGTTTCGGCTGGGCGACGAGGGTGATCGCCTTCATCCTGTTGGGAATGTCGGCCATACCAGTTGCGTTCATGAAGACCAGGGTGCCACCTCACAAGGGGAAGAAGTCGCTGGTCGACAAGAGTCTTTTCAAGGATGGTCCATATTTGAGCTTCACCGCTGGCGGTTTCTTTGCCTTCCTGACGCTCTATGTTCCGTTCTTTTACATCACGCTGTATGGCACATCGCAGGCGTCGGTTACCGAGTCCTTTGCGCCGTATCTGGTTACGTTGCTGAATGCCGGGTCGATTTTTGGCAGAATTATCCCCAACGCTCTGGCGGATCGGTTTGGGTGCCTGAACCTCATGCTCGTTTGCATATCGGGGAGTGCGATTCTCGTCTTCGGCTGGCTGGGAGTCAAGAATCTCGCTGGATCAGTGGTTTTTGTACTGCTGTATGGTGCCTTCTCGGGCGGCGTGGTCAGCTTGACACCTAGTGTTGTCGTCGAGCTATCCCCTGATCTTTCGAGAGTTGGGACCAGAATGGGTTTTGGGTTCATTGTCTCTGGAACTGCGGTTCTGATTGGGACGCCCATTGCGGGTGCGGTCttgggtggtgagagtgCCAATGCCAGATGGGTGCCGACGGTCCTGTATGCTGCCTGTGGGCTTTTGATCGCGACGTTTCTCTACTCGACAGCGAGGTTTTTGCAGTATAGAAAGAAAGGAGGGTGGTAG
- a CDS encoding hypothetical protein (EggNog:ENOG503P4WS), translated as MSAVKNLRAMFEQKGENSPPDRGRSPGAPFVSGAESPRPLAKVRTSFIAIEKDGRMGLTREGSQDSVPGIRKLSGGSSEMTTPTAGKEISNPFEKFERLASTPKTFLRDQPIVESPQAKAEEKTATSPVKEVNVAQTPTAPIVKKEEVKTPEPALDGTAEKTVTPAPKPETKYPVNETSGANEEKKETTATKEATKPTTTTTTITPQSTVKPMTTSSTGKLDVKSAKSPVTTRPPKSPALRPQPDLAAPKQTPERKVSHTEKTMTPKAATPAAKASAPSSVKKPPPLHASPAATGFVKPKVKSPTRPVKLPPGLTTHTAASGSKVHGDSAQHASSLARSASRTSMSGTTSKAAPGKTLKRQSSTVGRSRPSIGPPPPQPAKDHAPKKEKPVDESFLARMMRPTQASANKVTQKVPISPPRHGPASRRTSPASKPRVKKAVSRPHSVTSGHSAPSASQTSLAPAAEIVPASKSAEDDAKHAALDAVAEKTAVQEVAVLAEQAETAEEAVEAAKEVEGEITLPETSPGVKAVTNSMERMSVGSADSKAEVSGHSNDNTSSPSPSATEETEASVIDNKESHSEISAIAA; from the exons ATGAGTGCCGTCAAGAACCTTCGCGCCATGTTTGAGCAAAAGGGGGAAAACAGTCCTCCAGACCGGGGTCGTTCGCCTGGTGCGCCTTTTG TTTCCGGCGCCGAGTCCCCACGTCCGCTGGCCAAAGTCCGAACGAGCTTCATCGCAATCGAAAAAGACGGTAGGATGGGCTTGACACGAGAAGGCAGCCAGGATTCAGTGCCCGGGATTCGAAAGCTCAGCGGTGGATCTAGCGAAATGACGACGCCGACTGCTGGAAAGGAGATCTCGAATCCGTTCGAGAAATTTGAGAGGCTCGCGAGCACACCAAAAACTTTCCTCAGAGACCAACCAATTGTGGAATCACCACAGGCGAAGGCAGAAGAGAAGACGGCGACATCGCCGGTCAAGGAAGTGAATGTCGCACAAACACCGACCGCACCTattgtgaagaaggaggaagtGAAGACCCCAGAGCCAGCCCTGGATGGCACTGCGGAGAAGACAGTcacaccagcaccaaagcCGGAGACCAAATATCCAGTAAACGAGACAAGCGGTGCGaatgaggagaagaaggagacaACTGCCACCAAGGAAGCCAcgaaacccaccaccaccaccaccaccatcacaccaCAGTCGACAGTGAAGCCAATGACAACTTCTTCGACAGGAAAGCTCGATGTAAAATCTGCGAAATCGCCAGTCACCACCAGGCCCCCGAAGAGCCCAGCTCTGAGACCTCAGCCGGATTTGGCTGCGCCTAAACAGACGCCCGAAAGGAAAGTGTCCCACACCGAAAAGACAATGACACCAAAAGCAGCCACTCCCGCCGCAAAGGCCTCTGCTCCTTCCTCGGTGAAGAAGCCACCTCCGCTCCATGCATCCCCCGCAGCCACAGGGTTTGTCAAGCCAAAGGTCAAGTCACCAACAAGACCAGTCAAGCTTCCTCCAGGCCTCACAACGCATACGGCTGCCTCCGGTTCCAAGGTCCACGGCGACAGCGCACAACACGCCAGTTCCCTCGCACGCTCCGCCAGCAGAACAAGCATGTCGGGCACCACTAGCAAAGCCGCCCCGGGTAAAACGCTCAAACGACAGAGTTCGACCGTTGGCCGCTCCCGGCCGAGCATAGgaccccctccgcctcagcCAGCCAAGGACCATGCTCCtaagaaggagaagccgGTTGACGAGAGTTTCCTCGCGCGTATGATGCGGCCTACCCAAGCCTCTGCCAACAAGGTCACACAAAAGGTGCCCATTTCTCCACCCAGACATGGGCCAGCCTCCCGGAGAACATCTCCAGCGTCTAAGCCCCGCGTTAAGAAGGCTGTCTCACGACCACATAGTGTCACGTCAGGACATAGCGCACCTTCAGCATCGCAGACCAGCCTGGCTCCAGCCGCCGAGATTGTTCCCGCTTCAAAGTCTGCCGAGGACGACGCTAAGCACGCCGCTCTCGATGCCGTGGCTGAGAAGACGGCGGTTCAGGAGGTAGCAGTCCTTGCGGAGCAGGCTGAGACCGCGGAGGAGGCCGTGGAAGCCGccaaggaggttgagggtgagATCACTCTGCCAGAGACTTCCCCTGGGGTCAAGGCTGTGACAAACAGCATGGAGCGCATGAGCGTCGGGTCTGCCGATTCCAAGGCCGAAGTGAGCGGACATAGCAACGACAatacctcttccccctctccttctgccACAGAAGAAACCGAGGCTTCCGTCATCGACAACAAGGAGAGCCATTCCGAAATCTCCGCTATCGCCGCCTAA